The genomic DNA ACAATACGCTGTTCAGCTGCACTACCGATGGATTCAGAAAGACGCCGACAAGGACTGGCTCACTCGGCAGATTCGTTCGCGTCTTACTCGCGAGGAACGCCGTGACATTGCGCTGGTCGAACGAACCCGGGAGCAGATCCTTCTCGAACGAACTCAAACCCGGCGACAACTTGCCAGTCTTTGTGGCATGACGAACGAAGATTTCGAAAAGGCCTGTGAGGCCATCGAAACGCGTGTGCAACGGATTGCGGATTCTGTCAATCGTCGCCATTTTTCGCCAATGAACCGGCAATTGAACGAAGGAAGCGACGACACGGAAGGAAACGTTGGATGGGCCATGCATATCGCATCCGCCATTCGAAATGCACTCACGACTCCTCCACGCCGTGAGACACGTCAACGAATTATCGTTCGTGAAGAAGAAACATGGCACACGATCGCTTCGGAATTGCCCCTGGTGATTGCCGGACAGATTGCGGAACAGCCGGAACGTTTCTCTGGTGCCCGTGCCGTCACTGTAACTCGACGGACTTACCCGGAACACCAGCTGGCCGCCCATATTGTGGGCGCACAAACAACACTGTCCGACGAAGAATTGAAATCCCTGGCACAGAAGAATGGAATTCCGCAGACTGTCCTTGCTGAACTGCCAGAGCAACCTCGACACGGTCGATTCGGAGTCGAGCTCAGTTACAGCGATCGAATCAAGGGAACATTCGGCCTGCGTCAGATTGAACGAAATCGACGGCAGCAGATCGTCCGCTCAGAAGTCACCCGCAATCCAGTGAGCGGCTTGGATGTGGTGCTGACCATTGATGTTAGTCTGCAGCGTTTCTGCGAGCAGCTCCTTGCTGAGGCTCTCACCGATCGTCCGGCACAACTTACGGCCGGGCGAGAGAATGCCCTCCGTGATAATACCGATACGGAGGAATCGACAGCAGATGATGGTACTCGAGTTGTCCCGACGGGTGGCAGCATCGTCGTTATTGATGTCGAAACAGGCGCATTGCTCGCCGCCAGTAGTGGGCCAGGATTTGACCTTCAGTTGTTTACCGGCGGGTCTGCAGACGCATGGACTGCCGCCAACAATGATCAGCGACGTCCATTTGTTTCAAGATTCAGCGCGATGGCGCTGGCGCCGGGTTCCACGTTCAAACCACTCAGTGCGATCGCAACGCTGGAAACAGGTACGTTTACAAGCCGACAAACGTTTTTCTGTCAGGGATTTCTGACCAGTCCAAACGAACATCGCTGCCTTATCTTTCGGCAATTCGGACAAGGGCATGGGAATGTCGGGCTCACCGCGGCCATGGCACAATCGTGCAATGTTTATTTCTTTGATGCCGCACAAAGAATGGGCATTTTGCCGATTGCTGAATGGGCGGAGCGA from Planctomycetaceae bacterium includes the following:
- a CDS encoding penicillin-binding transpeptidase domain-containing protein, giving the protein MRNAPLTSLFSQDAADSDDDLIPAASVWRIRLIGIGFTIGLVVVFARLAHVQVILPGRYLVALKATTTETEILPSRDGRILSGGLVLAADVEQYAVQLHYRWIQKDADKDWLTRQIRSRLTREERRDIALVERTREQILLERTQTRRQLASLCGMTNEDFEKACEAIETRVQRIADSVNRRHFSPMNRQLNEGSDDTEGNVGWAMHIASAIRNALTTPPRRETRQRIIVREEETWHTIASELPLVIAGQIAEQPERFSGARAVTVTRRTYPEHQLAAHIVGAQTTLSDEELKSLAQKNGIPQTVLAELPEQPRHGRFGVELSYSDRIKGTFGLRQIERNRRQQIVRSEVTRNPVSGLDVVLTIDVSLQRFCEQLLAEALTDRPAQLTAGRENALRDNTDTEESTADDGTRVVPTGGSIVVIDVETGALLAASSGPGFDLQLFTGGSADAWTAANNDQRRPFVSRFSAMALAPGSTFKPLSAIATLETGTFTSRQTFFCQGFLTSPNEHRCLIFRQFGQGHGNVGLTAAMAQSCNVYFFDAAQRMGILPIAEWAERFGFGEKTGIDLPFEKSGTLPVRADTVRLAMAATANGGVGESDDGSAQQMVSQTTLRRFQREALGYAIGQSRLTVTPLQLVRMMAAIANGGWLVTPHVVSEEGFARRADDVSSRRPGFPRMRIESLTPESIEAVHRGLVAVCEETWGTGYKSVHLDHVSIAGKTGTAESAPDKPDHAWFAGYAPADAPRFAFAIVLEHGGSGSHAAGPLAREVVRFLIPEQSSAVGFQ